Proteins from a genomic interval of Lolium perenne isolate Kyuss_39 chromosome 1, Kyuss_2.0, whole genome shotgun sequence:
- the LOC127300091 gene encoding cyclin-dependent kinase inhibitor 4, whose translation MGKYMRKPKVSGEVAVMELTAAPLGVRTRARAALAMQSQPLHQGDYLQLRSRKLEKPPPPHREPAARRKGAAPSELAAAEAEADEVSFGENVLELEPVERSTRETTPCSLIRSSETISTPGSTTRPSHSSSHRRVQAPVRHSIPSSAEMNDFFSAAEQPQLQAFIDKYNFDPVNDCPLPGRYEWVKLD comes from the exons ATGGGCAAGTACATGCGCAAGCCcaaggtctccggcgaggtcgcCGTCATGGAGCTCACCGCCGCGCCGCTCGGGGTCCGCACCCGCGCGCGCGCCGCCCTcgcgatgcagagccagccgctcCACCAGGGGGACTACCTCCAGCTCAGGAGCCGGAAGCTCGAGAAGCCGCCACCGCCGCACAGGGAgccggcggcgaggaggaaggGTGCCGCCCCTTCCGAGCTTGCCGCGGCCGAGGCCGAGGCCGACGAGGTCTCCTTCGGGGAGAACGTGCTCGAGCTGGAGCCCGTGGAGAG GAGTACCAGGGAGACGACACCCTGCAGCCTGATTAGGAGCTCAGAAACGATAAGCACTCCTGGATCCACCACAAGACCGAGCCACTCGAGTTCCCATCGCAGGGTGCAAGCTCCAGTACGCCATAGTATCCCAAGTTCAGCAGAGATGAACGATTTTTTCTCTGCTGCAGAGCAGCCGCAGCTGCAAGCCTTCATCGACAA GTACAACTTTGATCCTGTGAACGACTGCCCTCTCCCTGGACGATACGAGTGGGTGAAGCTAGACTGA